Proteins encoded within one genomic window of Congzhengia minquanensis:
- the ptsP gene encoding phosphoenolpyruvate--protein phosphotransferase translates to MITIQGKGACGAIAIGRLSFFKRGEISVKRERVEDTKAELERFEAARQEAQSQLRALYDKALIEIGEANAQIFDIHQMMLEDLDYIDSVTNIIENQQMNAEYAVAVTADNFAMMFSSMDDEYMKERAADVKDVSNRVLRCFQQTADGTVLSGDGLIICADDLAPSETVQLDKSKVLAFVTQKGSLNSHTAILARTMNIPAVIGAGEALNPEFDGKPAVVDGYTGEVFIEPDADTLALLKLKQQEDEKKKALLQELKGKENITLDGRKINIFANIGGLSDIGAVLVNDAGGIGLFRSEFLYLENNNFPSEELQFATYKKVLESMAGKKVIIRTLDIGADKKIEYFDLDAEENPALGYRAIRICLTRQDIFKTQLRALYRASVFGNLSIMFPMIIAREEILEIKKIINEVKIELAAENVPFSDDVEIGIMIETPAAAVISDILAPEVDFFSVGTNDLTQYTLAIDRQNPKLDGFYDPHHESVLRLIQFAADSAHKNGKWIGICGELGADLSLTERFLKMGIDELSVSPSLVLSLRDKVRNSSCK, encoded by the coding sequence ATGATTACGATACAGGGCAAGGGCGCGTGCGGCGCAATCGCCATCGGGCGGCTTTCGTTTTTTAAGCGGGGCGAAATCAGCGTAAAGCGCGAGCGGGTAGAGGACACAAAGGCCGAGCTTGAACGGTTTGAAGCGGCAAGGCAGGAGGCACAGTCGCAGCTGCGCGCGCTATATGACAAGGCTTTAATAGAGATCGGAGAAGCCAACGCCCAAATTTTTGACATTCATCAAATGATGTTGGAGGACTTAGATTATATCGACTCTGTTACCAACATCATTGAAAACCAGCAGATGAATGCGGAATATGCTGTGGCGGTGACGGCGGACAATTTCGCCATGATGTTTTCTTCTATGGACGATGAATATATGAAGGAGCGTGCAGCAGACGTGAAAGACGTTTCAAACCGGGTTTTGCGCTGCTTTCAGCAAACGGCAGACGGCACCGTGCTTTCCGGCGACGGTCTAATTATCTGCGCAGACGATTTGGCTCCCAGTGAAACCGTGCAGCTGGACAAGTCGAAGGTGCTGGCGTTTGTAACGCAAAAGGGGTCTTTAAACTCCCACACCGCCATTTTGGCCAGAACAATGAACATACCAGCCGTGATTGGAGCAGGGGAGGCGCTTAATCCGGAGTTTGACGGAAAACCAGCTGTGGTGGACGGCTACACCGGCGAGGTGTTCATTGAACCAGACGCCGACACGCTGGCTCTTTTAAAGCTTAAGCAGCAGGAGGACGAGAAGAAAAAGGCGCTGCTGCAGGAATTAAAGGGCAAGGAAAATATTACGTTAGACGGTAGAAAAATTAATATTTTTGCCAACATTGGCGGCCTTTCCGACATTGGCGCGGTTTTGGTAAACGATGCAGGGGGCATTGGCCTGTTCCGCAGTGAGTTTTTATATTTGGAAAACAACAATTTCCCCTCGGAGGAATTACAGTTTGCCACCTATAAAAAGGTTTTGGAAAGCATGGCAGGGAAAAAGGTTATCATTCGGACGCTAGACATTGGCGCGGACAAAAAAATTGAATATTTCGATTTAGACGCTGAGGAAAATCCGGCGTTGGGCTACCGCGCTATCCGCATTTGCCTCACCCGGCAGGATATTTTTAAAACCCAGCTCCGGGCGCTCTACCGTGCTTCTGTTTTCGGAAATCTTTCCATTATGTTTCCCATGATTATTGCCAGGGAAGAAATTTTGGAAATTAAAAAGATTATAAATGAAGTAAAAATTGAGCTTGCGGCAGAAAACGTGCCGTTTTCAGACGACGTGGAAATTGGCATTATGATTGAAACGCCGGCGGCGGCTGTGATTTCGGATATATTAGCCCCCGAGGTGGACTTTTTCAGTGTGGGCACTAACGACTTAACGCAATATACGCTGGCAATTGACCGGCAGAACCCTAAACTGGACGGTTTTTACGATCCCCACCACGAGTCGGTACTGCGGCTGATTCAGTTTGCCGCAGACAGCGCTCACAAAAACGGAAAATGGATTGGTATTTGCGGCGAACTGGGTGCGGACCTTTCTTTAACGGAACGGTTCTTAAAGATGGGAATTGACGAGCTTTCGGTTTCCCCCTCCCTCGTTTTAAGTTTAAGGGACAAGGTGCGCAATAGCTCCTGTAAATAA